A segment of the Lolium perenne isolate Kyuss_39 chromosome 3, Kyuss_2.0, whole genome shotgun sequence genome:
ggagatccatattgagatgaatgaactctggcagttattcaatctagaagccctcgacaaatctctcatgagttgctattgcttgtaagttgttaactacatataagttcattttcattcagttcatgttcgttttcattgcatatatatactcattatatcttatgggttctcttttgcagactgaagatcagtgagtgcaaaagtaataatattatcaatgttgggtttgttgacccagataaaatacatgttgaaacggtgaagcataaacgcgaagaaacggggggaaacctactaaggtttttggggcagcaatatttctgtgattcaatattgtttccttacaactacgagtgagagtcttaatgatcttttatgcacattcaatttttcttactcgatgttaagtgtaattcctgacgtatatgcataacatgtgcagcttccactggattctactagacattcaacctgataagggaatagttgaagtaagagacccactgagtagaggcctggacgggttccaggacttgcagaagttgctccaagtgtaatttccttcatcgccgcgctttatctttcgtgagatatcaattaattatccactcattcaatcattcttttgcctggcagggcttggcaagctttgaagaatgttcataaggaCATTACCTTtacaaagaagctaacatttactcctgtagcgtgcccccagcagccacaagggacgaatctatgtggatactacgtttgcgagtccattcgcatgttaaccactgagaagcagaacagaaataaattcgacgtaagcaataacattcacaactttatttattatcatcaatatttcgttatcaagactgatatagtcatactcatctcattttcgtatataggtcgacttcatgcgggacagactccaaccaaaggaacacgcactaggaatcgcggaggaagtggcgggacttttggttagagaagtaataaacaacaaaggcttgtttagtccagatagttgttctacctccaaatagacggtcgttagtaccgtttgtc
Coding sequences within it:
- the LOC139837882 gene encoding uncharacterized protein — protein: MEEPEREKPHARRVRLTSAAAEPLSCSFSLHIYTHYILWVLFCRLKISECKSNNIINVGFVDPDKIHVETVKHKREETGGNLLRFLGQQYFCDSILFPYNYDFHWILLDIQPDKGIVEVRDPLSRGLDGFQDLQKLLQVAWQALKNVHKDITFTKKLTFTPVACPQQPQGTNLCGYYVCESIRMLTTEKQNRNKFDVDFMRDRLQPKEHALGIAEEVAGLLVREVINNKGLFSPDSCSTSK